One part of the Bdellovibrio sp. KM01 genome encodes these proteins:
- a CDS encoding tetratricopeptide repeat protein yields MNTLRNVILAGCLCFGLVANAANNKVNGFINFQGDTVHLELLGQQNWDYDVKRLDDKGQTIVRMTVPALDESTIKSLNTFKSDMVTKVTVDAQGTDGKSVISFTLAGESVDTFDYLTDQPSRLIMDFYLNPNMVKAAKKIPAKKDETVTTEAAPKSAKTIAKVKTTNRKPATSDALAIKDSGTVVAQADQIQSGIFDGGDPNYERFSIKPYDIKEDSIIRAKDNYYISFPMLETPVAQWEKLKITPTIYEITPKGTEENKQARLLLTLFEKERYAVYLKTREWFREKYPKSEYNEIIDFMTGDVNLALYKQSGKMEYFDEAVQKYKEAIEKYPTSPLAERTSLKVGYLTLDRGDNLAALRLFKEHIENKNFGGKESLSKDLARMGTGLAFMRLNKWDDAVAQFNEIEKNSTNRDLKVEAAYRRGDVWVRAKNYAKAVDEYKNSLKKYPEGQNIYPNAFYNQAESMFGLKMYPQSLDMYREFVKKFPSSDHAPYAMTRLGELLDILGADKSRVMGAYLETYFRYGETPSAVIARLRLLSARMKGMKPKETANAVKEIMELAKKVDLPNMEQFATVMVADGYSQRGEFDKSVNLLSKYYKEHPGSVDAPLLTGRIIGNINSKLDDQVEKGDFIGALKTHSQYADNWLKNSNRLDTKFNVGRAFEMAGTPAESERYYKEVLNRVYALQGTPEAKEISVKEEVPSIEELNLRLAAVSSNEQKYNQAYEYLKNIKNPEKLSENDQIERVGIAVRLLERRGDTDSAVRYLGELLRTWKGQPELVAEPYLKLAELQLKQGKKDEALQALGMIDKLKTDSQKVPAVVHAKALEMMGNVYLEAGQKDKAIGSYKNLLEQYEDTRPLSSIRYKLGQIYFNRGEVQKAAEVWNEFKGQKSGFWKNLAQEQLKNSEWRDGYKKYIQRIPAMAADKQESK; encoded by the coding sequence GTGAACACTTTGCGCAACGTAATTTTGGCAGGATGCCTTTGCTTTGGTCTAGTCGCCAATGCAGCAAATAACAAAGTAAATGGCTTCATCAACTTCCAGGGCGATACTGTGCATTTGGAGTTATTGGGCCAACAAAATTGGGACTACGATGTGAAGCGTTTGGATGACAAAGGCCAGACCATCGTCCGTATGACTGTCCCTGCTCTTGATGAATCCACGATCAAGTCACTCAACACATTTAAAAGTGACATGGTTACCAAAGTAACAGTGGATGCTCAGGGCACGGATGGTAAATCTGTGATCTCTTTCACACTGGCTGGTGAAAGCGTTGATACTTTTGATTATCTGACTGACCAACCTTCCCGCTTGATCATGGATTTCTATTTAAATCCCAATATGGTTAAAGCAGCCAAAAAAATTCCAGCTAAAAAAGATGAAACGGTAACGACAGAGGCAGCGCCTAAGTCTGCAAAAACAATTGCGAAAGTTAAAACTACAAACCGCAAGCCAGCTACTTCAGATGCGTTGGCAATCAAGGATTCGGGAACTGTGGTGGCGCAAGCGGATCAGATCCAATCCGGTATCTTTGATGGTGGGGATCCCAACTATGAACGTTTTTCGATCAAACCTTATGATATTAAGGAAGACTCGATCATTCGTGCCAAAGATAACTATTATATCTCCTTTCCTATGTTGGAAACTCCGGTGGCCCAGTGGGAAAAACTAAAAATCACTCCAACTATTTACGAGATCACTCCCAAAGGAACTGAAGAAAACAAGCAGGCGCGTCTGCTTTTGACTCTTTTTGAAAAAGAACGTTACGCCGTCTATTTGAAAACTCGTGAATGGTTCCGCGAAAAGTATCCAAAGTCTGAATACAACGAAATCATCGACTTCATGACGGGCGACGTGAATCTTGCTTTGTACAAACAAAGCGGAAAAATGGAATACTTTGACGAAGCCGTTCAGAAATATAAAGAAGCGATTGAAAAATACCCAACATCTCCTTTGGCGGAACGAACGTCATTGAAGGTTGGCTATTTGACTTTGGATCGTGGCGATAATTTGGCAGCCCTTCGTCTGTTCAAAGAGCATATCGAAAATAAAAACTTCGGTGGAAAAGAATCATTGTCCAAAGACCTGGCTCGTATGGGCACGGGCTTGGCTTTCATGCGTTTAAATAAATGGGACGATGCCGTTGCGCAGTTTAATGAGATTGAAAAAAACTCTACAAACCGTGATTTGAAAGTGGAAGCCGCTTACCGTCGTGGTGACGTCTGGGTTCGCGCTAAGAATTACGCGAAGGCCGTTGATGAATACAAAAACTCTTTGAAGAAATATCCAGAGGGTCAAAATATTTATCCGAATGCTTTTTACAACCAGGCTGAATCCATGTTTGGGTTGAAAATGTATCCCCAAAGTTTGGACATGTACCGTGAGTTTGTTAAAAAATTCCCATCCAGTGACCATGCTCCTTATGCGATGACCCGCCTTGGGGAGTTGCTGGATATCTTGGGTGCTGACAAATCCCGCGTGATGGGTGCTTATCTTGAAACATATTTCCGCTATGGCGAAACGCCCAGCGCGGTGATCGCGCGTTTGCGTTTGTTGAGTGCTCGTATGAAGGGCATGAAACCCAAAGAAACAGCCAACGCCGTTAAAGAAATCATGGAACTTGCGAAGAAAGTGGATCTGCCAAACATGGAGCAATTTGCGACTGTGATGGTAGCGGATGGTTACTCTCAACGTGGAGAGTTTGATAAGTCCGTAAATCTTTTATCGAAGTACTATAAGGAACATCCAGGTTCTGTCGATGCTCCTTTGTTGACCGGTCGAATTATCGGCAACATCAACAGTAAATTGGACGATCAAGTTGAAAAGGGCGATTTCATCGGTGCCTTGAAAACTCACAGTCAATATGCTGACAACTGGTTGAAAAACTCTAACCGTCTGGATACAAAATTCAATGTCGGTCGCGCTTTTGAAATGGCGGGAACTCCGGCAGAGTCTGAACGCTATTACAAAGAAGTGTTGAATCGTGTGTATGCTTTGCAAGGCACTCCTGAGGCCAAAGAGATCAGCGTCAAGGAAGAAGTTCCTTCTATCGAAGAATTAAATTTACGTCTGGCGGCAGTTTCTTCGAATGAGCAAAAATACAATCAAGCTTACGAGTACCTTAAGAATATCAAAAATCCAGAGAAGCTTTCTGAAAACGATCAGATCGAGCGCGTGGGAATTGCAGTTCGCTTGCTAGAGCGTCGTGGTGACACGGACTCCGCGGTTCGTTATTTGGGAGAGTTGCTAAGAACCTGGAAAGGTCAGCCGGAGTTGGTGGCAGAGCCTTACTTGAAACTTGCAGAACTTCAATTGAAGCAAGGTAAAAAAGACGAAGCTCTTCAGGCTTTGGGAATGATCGATAAATTGAAAACCGATTCTCAAAAGGTTCCAGCGGTGGTTCATGCCAAAGCTTTGGAAATGATGGGGAATGTGTACCTGGAAGCCGGTCAGAAAGACAAAGCGATTGGCTCTTATAAAAATCTTTTGGAACAGTACGAGGACACAAGACCTCTTTCTTCCATCAGATACAAATTGGGTCAGATTTATTTTAATCGCGGCGAAGTTCAAAAGGCTGCTGAGGTTTGGAACGAATTCAAGGGTCAAAAAAGTGGATTCTGGAAAAATCTCGCACAAGAGCAGCTGAAGAACTCCGAATGGCGAGACGGTTATAAAAAGTATATTCAAAGAATTCCCGCAATGGCAGCGGACAAGCAGGAAAGCAAGTAG
- a CDS encoding ABC transporter permease: MLQALLPLTNFTIEIFHFLGGIGLLTRDIFRELTSSKLYWRLLGEQIYQVGIRSAPLIVVTAVTIGAVMSLQFGLGLEKFGGKMYVPKLLAVTILREMGPMFTSLMLAARVGAGIASEIGSMVVTQQVDAIRALGTSPIRKIVIPRVLACLITLPILCAVTNVVANAGGLFIGAVELNLDPSFYLLKVLSTSSVGDYVSGFGKTFFFSLFISIPACYFGLNVKNGTKEVGIATTKAVVVSSILILIGDFFLSKLFWIVEKIL; encoded by the coding sequence ATGTTACAAGCCCTTTTACCTCTTACTAACTTCACGATAGAGATCTTCCACTTCCTGGGTGGTATTGGTCTTTTGACTCGTGATATTTTTCGCGAGCTGACGTCCAGCAAACTTTACTGGCGTCTGTTGGGCGAGCAAATTTATCAAGTCGGCATTCGTTCTGCCCCCCTGATCGTAGTCACAGCTGTGACTATCGGTGCGGTGATGTCTTTGCAATTTGGTCTGGGCTTGGAAAAGTTCGGTGGTAAGATGTATGTTCCAAAACTCTTAGCCGTCACCATCTTACGCGAAATGGGCCCTATGTTCACAAGCTTGATGCTGGCGGCCCGCGTGGGCGCCGGCATTGCCAGTGAAATTGGTTCGATGGTCGTCACTCAGCAGGTGGATGCTATCCGTGCCTTGGGTACTTCCCCGATTCGTAAAATTGTTATCCCTCGCGTATTAGCCTGCTTGATTACTTTACCCATTCTTTGCGCTGTCACCAACGTGGTGGCGAATGCGGGTGGCTTGTTCATCGGGGCCGTTGAATTGAATCTGGATCCAAGTTTTTATCTTTTGAAAGTTTTGTCCACGTCCTCGGTCGGCGACTACGTTTCTGGCTTCGGAAAAACGTTCTTCTTTTCTTTATTCATCTCAATCCCCGCTTGTTACTTTGGATTGAATGTTAAAAACGGAACGAAAGAAGTCGGCATCGCGACGACAAAAGCGGTCGTGGTTTCTTCTATTTTGATTTTGATTGGGGATTTCTTTCTTTCGAAACTATTCTGGATTGTGGAGAAAATCTTATGA
- a CDS encoding ABC transporter ATP-binding protein: MSDKPQAFIEVIDFHKSFEEKKVHQGVSFYVRKGECLGLIGGSGTGKSVLLRTLVGLEKPDKGQVIVDGTPIHGMNEAQLVDVRKKVAYAFQGGALFDSMTVYENLAYPLREHFNFSEKEVEAQIKAQLEEFGLAPGTEKLYPGSLSGGMQKRVGLARAMMIHPQVVLYDEPTAGLDPYNTKKIQESILKLKSKGMTSILVTHDMPTVYAVCDKVALLQNGRISEQYTIDTLKKEPSGAMTEFINGESA, from the coding sequence ATGAGTGACAAACCACAAGCCTTTATCGAAGTGATTGATTTCCATAAATCCTTTGAGGAGAAAAAAGTCCACCAAGGCGTGAGCTTCTACGTCCGCAAAGGTGAATGCCTGGGGCTCATCGGGGGATCTGGTACGGGTAAATCCGTTCTGTTGCGCACATTGGTGGGCTTGGAAAAACCCGACAAAGGGCAAGTCATCGTGGATGGAACTCCGATTCATGGTATGAACGAAGCTCAATTGGTCGATGTTCGTAAAAAAGTGGCCTATGCATTCCAAGGCGGTGCTCTTTTTGACTCGATGACGGTTTATGAAAACCTAGCATATCCTCTTCGCGAGCATTTTAATTTCTCTGAAAAAGAAGTCGAAGCCCAAATCAAAGCTCAATTGGAAGAATTCGGCCTGGCGCCGGGAACTGAAAAGCTTTACCCGGGAAGTCTTTCCGGGGGCATGCAAAAACGTGTGGGCTTAGCCCGTGCGATGATGATTCATCCTCAAGTGGTTTTATACGATGAACCAACGGCAGGCCTGGATCCTTATAATACCAAAAAAATTCAAGAATCTATTTTGAAATTAAAATCCAAAGGGATGACTTCGATATTGGTCACCCATGATATGCCGACCGTGTATGCTGTTTGCGACAAAGTAGCTTTGCTGCAAAATGGTCGCATCAGCGAACAGTATACGATCGATACTTTGAAAAAAGAGCCGAGCGGCGCGATGACAGAATTTATCAACGGAGAGAGCGCGTAA
- a CDS encoding MlaD family protein has protein sequence MESSNSTQVKVGIFLAIGIVIILGSIFFIGGEKSIFKSYINLHAHFEQVQGLAEGSVVSLSGITIGNVQKINFLSDKNSLDVVMRVDKEFLPRIREGSQVEIRTQGALGDKFVFIIPADPRNPEVKDGTILEVAKATDLIGVISERGSEAGKLFDIIDEMHKIAKSMNDGNRLGKIMANFESTSANLSKVSGDASKMMSHLSDGNSGEKLKNTINRLDAIVAKVDRGEGTLGALINDPSIHNQLKALLGGTQRKNNVKNLLRTSIEKED, from the coding sequence ATGGAATCATCAAACAGCACCCAAGTTAAAGTTGGAATCTTCCTGGCGATCGGAATTGTGATCATCTTAGGATCGATCTTTTTCATCGGCGGCGAAAAATCCATCTTTAAATCCTATATTAACCTGCATGCGCACTTTGAACAAGTTCAGGGTCTGGCAGAAGGCAGCGTGGTATCCCTTTCCGGCATCACGATCGGCAACGTGCAAAAGATCAATTTTCTTTCTGACAAGAATTCTTTGGACGTAGTGATGAGAGTCGACAAGGAATTCCTTCCGCGCATTCGCGAAGGCTCTCAGGTCGAAATTCGCACTCAGGGTGCCTTGGGCGATAAGTTCGTCTTTATTATTCCCGCAGACCCTCGCAACCCCGAAGTGAAAGACGGCACAATCCTGGAAGTAGCCAAAGCCACTGACCTGATCGGTGTGATCTCTGAACGTGGCAGCGAGGCTGGTAAGTTGTTTGATATTATCGATGAAATGCACAAGATCGCGAAATCCATGAACGATGGCAACCGCCTGGGGAAAATCATGGCCAACTTTGAATCCACGTCGGCTAACTTAAGCAAAGTCAGCGGTGACGCTTCTAAAATGATGAGCCACTTAAGTGACGGTAACAGCGGTGAGAAATTGAAAAATACTATCAACCGTCTGGATGCGATCGTAGCGAAAGTAGATCGCGGTGAAGGCACATTGGGTGCTTTGATCAATGACCCAAGCATTCACAATCAGTTGAAGGCACTTTTGGGCGGGACTCAACGTAAAAACAACGTTAAAAACCTTCTTCGCACATCCATCGAAAAAGAAGATTAA
- a CDS encoding trypsin-like serine protease has translation MRKFLFLLSFLSLAACQDGGFHNNQSVPHPNVKSNVDDTIIGGHEAKSGSEISKLVFSFKSLVEPLESQTGSHKVAVTQCSASALTRRVILTAAHCINGENPSYIEIMQGATVTTIPVVKTVIIDDYKTDSFADLALAVLKDELPADTMTVQIPNPNMEIDLKKLDLISAGYGKDTETTGEEVKDGLGVLRVVLLKISGYEFADSKFLVDQSQGKGFCQGDSGGPGMFQVDGKYYVMGVASKTVFPEQQQKESGDTPVCSFRGAYVNLVKFKNWIEGTTKELMAEIEAIEAPIASSAPNADQTGIN, from the coding sequence ATGAGAAAATTTCTTTTCCTTCTAAGTTTTTTATCGCTCGCAGCCTGTCAGGATGGTGGCTTTCACAACAACCAATCCGTGCCCCATCCAAATGTAAAATCCAATGTTGATGACACCATCATCGGAGGCCATGAAGCCAAGTCCGGGAGCGAGATTTCCAAGCTTGTTTTTTCCTTTAAATCTTTGGTGGAACCATTAGAAAGTCAAACCGGCAGTCATAAAGTAGCTGTCACACAATGCTCGGCCTCGGCTTTAACCCGACGAGTGATTTTAACAGCAGCTCACTGTATTAACGGCGAGAATCCGAGCTATATTGAAATCATGCAAGGAGCAACGGTGACTACGATACCGGTTGTTAAGACTGTTATCATAGATGACTATAAAACAGATTCTTTTGCAGATCTGGCTCTTGCCGTATTGAAAGACGAACTACCGGCAGACACGATGACAGTACAGATTCCCAACCCCAATATGGAAATCGATTTGAAAAAGTTGGATTTGATTTCTGCGGGTTATGGTAAAGATACGGAAACCACGGGCGAAGAAGTTAAAGACGGCTTGGGCGTGTTGCGCGTTGTTTTGCTAAAAATCTCTGGTTATGAATTTGCTGACAGCAAATTTCTGGTCGATCAATCCCAGGGCAAAGGTTTTTGCCAAGGCGATTCAGGTGGCCCCGGTATGTTTCAAGTTGATGGCAAGTACTACGTCATGGGTGTCGCTTCTAAAACAGTTTTCCCAGAACAACAGCAAAAGGAATCTGGAGACACACCCGTGTGTAGTTTCCGCGGTGCTTACGTGAATCTGGTGAAATTTAAAAATTGGATCGAAGGCACAACTAAAGAATTGATGGCTGAAATTGAAGCCATCGAAGCTCCGATTGCATCTTCTGCCCCGAATGCTGATCAAACTGGAATCAACTAA
- a CDS encoding DUF721 domain-containing protein produces MNSNDPSHPKNKKRKLTLGSEVLQSLFENGKSPLSEQFMRWKLWAKWEEVVGPTIAKNAEPVGFQRGVLYVWVRNSSWMQQMIFLKDQIRDTINEKFENNFVRYIKFTLDRHEVPQDDQTGIREMIQRLAPDSED; encoded by the coding sequence ATGAATTCAAACGATCCAAGCCACCCTAAAAATAAAAAGCGCAAGCTCACTCTAGGATCCGAAGTCCTACAGAGTCTTTTTGAAAATGGCAAGTCGCCATTGTCAGAACAGTTCATGCGCTGGAAATTATGGGCGAAATGGGAAGAGGTCGTGGGTCCTACCATTGCAAAAAATGCAGAGCCCGTGGGATTCCAGAGAGGCGTGTTGTACGTCTGGGTCCGAAATTCATCATGGATGCAGCAGATGATCTTTCTGAAGGATCAGATCCGCGACACTATCAACGAGAAGTTCGAGAATAACTTTGTTCGCTATATCAAATTCACCCTGGATCGCCATGAGGTTCCTCAAGACGATCAAACGGGCATTCGCGAGATGATTCAAAGACTCGCGCCGGATTCTGAAGATTAG
- the trmFO gene encoding methylenetetrahydrofolate--tRNA-(uracil(54)-C(5))-methyltransferase (FADH(2)-oxidizing) TrmFO, protein MTNFTQNQKITVVGAGLAGSECALQLADMGYKVVLCEMRDKTMTPAHKTHKFAELVCSNSFGTLNEISAPGQLKWEAELNGSHILKIAKESAVPAGQALGMDREVFSQLVTDKVKSHPNIEIRNDVIKSLNDVPRPAVIATGPLTHDELAEDLRKHFGDEFLYFFDAIAPIIDAESINTEIAWKADRWGKGTNDYYNCPMNKEEYNNFIQAVTDAKKIEPKDFEKTEFFEGCMPIEVMVERGPQTLRFGPMKPIGLDDPRTNRYPWAVVQLRQDNKEGTAYNMVGFQTRMAYADQVRVFRMIPGLENAEFLKLGSIHRNLFINSPKRLNKDLSSKNDPWLFFAGQITGVEGYFESTCVGLMVSRFINQKLKDQTFNPPPRASAFGSLLEAITDESRAEHFQPTNINFALLPPLAEKERDKEIRKKKQIEIARNAAQEWVQTHS, encoded by the coding sequence ATGACCAATTTCACGCAAAATCAAAAAATTACTGTCGTTGGCGCGGGGCTCGCGGGCTCTGAGTGCGCGTTGCAGCTTGCTGATATGGGTTATAAGGTCGTTCTGTGCGAGATGCGCGATAAAACCATGACACCAGCGCACAAAACCCACAAGTTTGCGGAACTGGTTTGCTCCAACTCCTTTGGGACTTTGAACGAAATCTCGGCCCCAGGGCAATTGAAATGGGAAGCCGAATTGAATGGCTCCCACATCCTAAAAATCGCTAAAGAATCCGCAGTTCCCGCGGGTCAGGCTTTGGGTATGGACCGCGAGGTTTTCTCCCAACTGGTGACTGATAAAGTTAAAAGCCATCCCAACATTGAAATTCGCAATGACGTGATCAAGTCCTTGAACGATGTTCCCCGCCCAGCAGTGATCGCCACAGGCCCCTTGACTCACGATGAATTGGCAGAAGATCTGCGCAAGCATTTCGGCGACGAGTTCTTGTACTTCTTTGATGCGATAGCACCGATTATCGATGCGGAATCCATCAACACCGAAATCGCCTGGAAAGCGGATCGTTGGGGCAAAGGTACCAACGATTACTACAACTGTCCGATGAACAAAGAAGAATACAATAACTTCATCCAGGCAGTGACTGACGCCAAAAAAATTGAACCTAAAGACTTCGAAAAAACTGAATTCTTTGAAGGCTGCATGCCGATTGAAGTGATGGTCGAGCGCGGCCCTCAGACTTTACGTTTTGGTCCTATGAAACCAATTGGCCTGGATGATCCTCGCACAAACCGTTACCCTTGGGCCGTCGTACAACTTCGCCAGGACAATAAAGAAGGCACCGCTTACAACATGGTGGGTTTCCAGACTCGTATGGCTTATGCCGATCAGGTGCGTGTGTTCCGTATGATCCCTGGTTTGGAAAATGCGGAGTTCTTGAAATTGGGTTCTATCCATAGAAACCTTTTCATCAACTCTCCAAAACGTCTGAATAAAGATCTTTCCAGCAAGAACGATCCTTGGTTGTTCTTTGCAGGACAAATCACCGGTGTTGAAGGTTATTTTGAATCCACTTGTGTGGGCTTGATGGTGTCTCGTTTCATCAATCAAAAACTGAAGGATCAAACTTTCAATCCACCGCCAAGAGCCTCTGCATTCGGCTCGCTGTTGGAAGCCATCACAGATGAATCCCGTGCCGAACACTTCCAGCCGACGAATATCAATTTCGCGTTGTTGCCTCCATTGGCTGAAAAAGAACGCGACAAAGAGATTCGTAAAAAGAAGCAAATCGAAATTGCCCGCAATGCAGCTCAAGAATGGGTTCAAACTCACTCTTAA
- a CDS encoding DUF4430 domain-containing protein — translation MKNIIALLLVLAPLSSYAITWKVIGACSETPLYQGTATADLGKSVGANTIQIFDANKVQYYGVEEGISSVNDSPVGLDAVEVISDTLMRAYGWCYSVNGKVPLAMPHKVSFTSQNDELVWFYGYSTNKNNQWLDMCVPGTNIKPDQFCKK, via the coding sequence ATGAAAAACATAATCGCACTTTTGTTGGTTTTGGCCCCTTTGTCATCTTACGCTATCACTTGGAAAGTGATAGGAGCTTGCTCTGAAACTCCACTTTATCAAGGCACTGCCACGGCAGACTTGGGTAAATCCGTGGGCGCAAATACGATTCAAATCTTTGATGCCAATAAAGTTCAATACTACGGTGTTGAAGAGGGCATCAGCTCTGTAAATGATTCTCCGGTGGGATTGGATGCGGTCGAGGTGATTTCTGACACTTTGATGCGCGCTTATGGTTGGTGCTATTCAGTGAACGGAAAAGTGCCGTTGGCGATGCCACATAAAGTTTCTTTTACATCACAAAATGATGAATTGGTTTGGTTCTATGGTTACTCCACTAACAAAAACAATCAATGGTTGGATATGTGTGTGCCGGGAACAAACATTAAGCCGGATCAATTCTGCAAAAAATAG